Genomic window (Syngnathus typhle isolate RoL2023-S1 ecotype Sweden linkage group LG19, RoL_Styp_1.0, whole genome shotgun sequence):
AGGTGAGCACTAAGGAAATAACAGAAGAAGTAATCGGATTACGAGTGGACCGTTATGCTCAACTTCCGTGCTTGCCCGCTGTCATGTGAGTACAATTTCATCAAAGTAAAAAATCCTAATAGCTGCTCATCTGGACAACTGCCAAACAAGCTCAAACCATGCTAACGACGCTAACCGTTATCCTCCTGCAGTTTCTACACCAAAAACGGAGACTACTGCGCACATGCCCGCGCCCCGTGGGTCCGCCAGAAGATCGAAGCCATCAGGTGAGTTTCACCTTCATCCTCATTTTCATCTTCATCATGCTTatcatcctcctcatcctcctctcacTTTGCGTCCTCGCAGGaaggctgctgccgccgccgctcagGCTTTAACCACCAGCCCGCAATCCGAAACCATCCTCACTTCCACCACCTCCGCCCCGTCATCATCTCCACcatcctcatcttcatcctcccCTTCATCACCACCACTTTCATCCTCCACCTTCTCCCCCCGCCTCCGCCCCACCATTCGTTAATACGACGAGCACTTTGTTTAGAGTATGAAGCTTGAGTCACTTTACTGTCTGACAATTATTTATTAGATATTTAAGGCATTATTTATCGggaaacctttattttgtaatttattttgcctcgttaaatttatatttatttaggaTTTTACGAATTACTGGTGActaataaaaattttaaaaaattaaaaatcaacttgtctggtgtttatATTGACAGTAGTTTGGATTCAAGTGTTTTGTGAGTGGAACCTTTAGGTGGACGGCGATCACAGCAGAAGAGTCTCGGTCTGCAAGATGGACGCCGCTCGGGAGTTCCTGGGGAACGGGGCCGAGTGTTCGGGGGCCAGCGAGGCGGCGCGGAGACCGCGCTCTCCCCCGCCCATGTAACGCTTGAGGGACAAGCTCCTGCGCATCCGTCGCAGCTCGCTCTGCACCTGCAAAaccaaaatcaatcaatcaatcaatcaatcaatcaatcaatcaatcaaacgacACTGCAAACATTTGGAAGCGGCGGAGGACGAGCACGCTCACCTCACAGTTGAGAAAGCAGTACAGCACTGCCACAACGAGACCCTGAAAAGCACAAAGTTGGATGACCTCCAATTTGAAATCAAGCGATCACCACGGCAACGTGTCGAGCTAAATAACATTTTAGTTTTGAGACCTGGAAGGATCCGAGGCCGAGCTCAAAGAAGATCTTGACGTGCCGTGTGGTTTTATCGCTAGGCTCCATCAGGTGGACGAAAACCACGTAGTTGATCCCGAACAACGGGATGAGCAAGAGGGTGGATTTGGCCAGACGCCTAGTGCACGCAAGCAGGCAAAAGgtgaaggactttttttttgcattgctcGGGTGTAGTGTCATCGTTCCACCAAGAGGGGGCGCAAATAAACTACAAATGAGGACGAGTTAAGTTTGCTGAAAGGAAGCTTACTTATACTGCGACTGCTCGTTGCCGCCCACGTTGGTGCAGCGCAGCTTCTGCACCAGGATACGAATGATGCTGATGAACAGGATGAAGTTCACCTGCCACGCAAAAGACGTTTTTGAACTCGCTCGTCCCGACCCTGAACTCCTTGCTGTGGGGTACGTACGACGACGCATGCCAGGATGGGCCAGTCCAACACTCTGCTGGGGACGGGACTGTCGTTCCTCTCCCAGCACCTGAAACCGACCAATCATCTGTAGCTGCCCCCGTAATGGAGCTTGAAGAAAGACTCACCAGGTGTTATCCAGGTAGAGTCGACACAAAATCCATGCCACCGTGAAGACGGACGGGATTCCTGCAAGGGCCCAAAGACCGCAAGTGTTTACAGTGAGGCTCGCCAGACGCCACtacacacacgcgcgtgcacacacacacacacacgcgggcaCGCACAAGATGGATGGTGCAAGCGTCGCCGTGTTTGGAACCGGCGGGGCTGAGTGCAAACACTTTGGCACCGAGACTAATGACAAGTTTTGTTCCCAGTGACGTGTTTTGGCAAAATGTCAGCGCAGTAGGCCAGGATGTTTCAAATCGGGATAAGGATTGCAGAGTAGACGGCTCAACGTTATTTCTTATGACGCCAGGTCACGACGCGCGTGCTCGTTGGATACTTGGGTCACGGCGCCGATGGGCGTGTCCTACCCCAGCCAATCAGCATGTAGACGGAAAGGCGCGCCCAGCGGGCgtgcaccaccagcagcagcgtGTGAAGGTAGAGCGCCTCCACCAGCAGCCAGAAGAAGTTGGCCATGATGGAGTAGTTCAGGAACACCAGGCTGCTCTTGCAGCCCacctgcaaaacacacacacgaatgaaagaaaaagaagagccGATGGATGGATGCGTCAGTGATGGATTGGCGCATGTTGATGATGTCACCAGCGAGGGCTGAGCGCTGCAGTCGGGCGTGTCCTCTTCTTCGCTGGAGAAGAGTAGAAGATCTTTGGTGAGCACCGCCACGCCCCTCAGCATGAAGGATGCAAACAGGTTGATGTGGATGTAGTTCCTCATGCAGTGCAGCctcctgaaacacacacacacgagcgccTTAAGGAGAGATCTCAAAGCCTTAAGTTCCTCAGTTGACGTGATGGCGTGTACCTGAAGACAGCAATGATGACGGTACTGCTGAGCAGGCTGATGAGAGACAAGCTGTGACCCAGCGTGGACAGAACCATCACCACTTTGTAGAACACTAGCTGAACACACATCATCGAGGTCAGGACTTCTTTGGCCATTTTGTTTAACAGTTAGAAATGTCCACCTGCAAACTTTGAGAAGGATTGTGTCGGACTGAAGAGATTGTGAGTGTTCTGACACACAATGCGAGGAATTCGGACCCGGCTTGTGCAACGCGCACACAGAAACACACGTATATACAAAGTGCTTGATTTCAACTCCCTCGCTCAAGTGTGTCTTCTTGTGCAGCAGCTGACTTTTTATGAGCCTCTTAGCTCCCAGATGGCCATTTTGGgagacattttgtctttttgacATCTTTGGTTTTGccctgagacacacacacaggtgtgtgtgtgtgtgtgtgtctgttctcCACTAAACGTTCTCCAGACGGAAAAGCCTGGAACGTCCAACAGGAAACAAACAGAAGCTTCCCTAAGATGAAGTCACGCACACCTGACAGCTCTGGACAAGATCTCATGCCAGGCGtgcaagggtgtgtgtgtgtgtgtgtgtgtgtgtgtgtgtgtgtgtgtgtgtgtgttgtttctttttgtCTAAGTAGCACCCTGTTCATCAGCGGTGACAAGACAAAGTCGTCTTTCATGTCTCCTTCCTCCTCACGTAAACACAGGCTGATGACGAGCCCTGACGGGAAGTCAACACTTTCATCGCGCGGCCGTGTTGGCGTCGGTCCAAAACATAATGCCCCCGGCATTTCGGGCTCACCTCGCCGGGTTGGTCGGTGTCGTTGGACGAGCAGGCGGCAGCGATGACTGGGTAAACATCTGACCAACCTTGCGGGGTGCACTTCCTGCTAAGGTTTCCTACGACACATTGATGATCGTTCGATTTCTTCTTCATGAAGAAACTTCACATCCCGTGCTAGAGGCTCACCCTTCTTCCCAAACAGGTGCaggaggggggcggggcagGGTTGAGAGACCACCTCGCCCACCGCCGCACTGCGCCAGCACGAAGCATTGTCCCACTCGCCCACACAGCCTGAAACAGCCACAAAATGAACCCACTGAGCGCGAGTTAATCAAGTGGATCGAGAAGGTACCTGCGGAGGGCACTGCGAGATGTTCCAACCCAGCATGGCACTCTTGACTCGCTTTCTTCATCTCCCAACTAAAATGGCACAGAGGAAATCTGCCCGCCGCCTGCTTCGGACGCCAAGCAAACGACAACAACATTGGGAAAGAAGTCAAAAGTTTAGCTTCATGTTTTTCTGTAAAAGACAATTGCATCGCTCATCAGGTAAACACAGCTGGCAGCATTAAAATCTTCCTCTTCTTTGTGTACACAAacgtgcatacacacacaaagtgcAAAATAAGAATAACACTTGAACTGATTGAGTCCGTCTGTCAAATGAACTTTACTGATAgtgattgtgtgtgtctgtgtgtgtgtgtgggagggagggGACTGTTTACATTGACACACTAAACCATTTATGAGCTGTCAGGGGGTTGCAGTGTgtttacaacacacacacacactcacacacacacatacatgcacacataTTAATTAATAACTACAACTAGGGTGAAATAACATTGAAAAGAGTCGTTATCAGTGACGTAGTTTCAGATTTTGTGCACAAGGGAGGTTTGTTGACTCGTGTGTGtactttatgtaaaaaaaaaaaaaaaaagataacatgGAGAAGATAAAGAAGATGAAACATTAACCAGACGCACTAGTAGCGAACTACGCAACTTTTTCACATAGTGGGAGAACGTGATGTCATGGGGCATGCGAATATGACGCCAGAATGCATGCAAAAGTGAGGACATGTATGAGAAAGTGACGTCATGAGTGATGTTAAAATTCAGGAAAAGACTAGATGAGATCAAGAAAATATAATCCACAAAGATTGCATCCGGTGAGATAAGATGACGACATCAAAGTGCATGAGTGATGGTGTCATAGGACAAGTGGAAAAATTAAATTGCATGTCGCATGAGATACCTTGTGCGTGAGGAAGACGAGCATCAGGATGAACCTCATGATCTTCTCATCCagcattcttcttcttcacgtCCGCTCCTGCGCTTTttcatgaactcacaacaagtccatccagctgactcgataaaaaaaaaagttttctgtgCATGTTCCGAGCTTCTCAGAGGTGCGTGCAGCACACATGAACGGCTTGAACTGCAGCTCACTGACTCCAAGCCGCGCGCGCTCTCGCCACAAATGGGAGTCGCGCGCAATCCTGCCTCCCGGGCCACAGCGACCTCTGGTGGGGGGGAAAACCCGCAAATTTAAAATGGCAGAGTGGTAGTCAAGCAAAAGTCATTTAAGTAATGAAAGTTATAGTTATCGTTGCAAATGTGGTAAGAATCTTTCAAATAGTCGTACAAAAATACAATCTAGTACATTTACTCCGACAAATACCGTTGCACATGAAACATTCCGAGATGGTCAACAACAAATTTGTCCAGTTATAAAATTTATTCATTTGAAGACCCATTAAGGTAGTCAAGTTGAATATAAAGTTGACGCTCTACTGttgactattttttttgccaaagtaGCTTCAACAGTTGTAAAGACATAGCTTCAGGTACATACCTCGGAAGAAGTTGGATTTTcgggccgccatcttgaaagtgAGCGTGGCTTGCAAGAATTATTTTAGGAGTCCGAATGCGATTTGAAGATATGAACCAAATTtcgcgcttgtatttttcactAAAAATATGATGCATATAATCACAAATGTGATTTTAAGTGGTCACAAGCAAGACTTGAAGGCGGAGTCTCTATAGCCAATCAAAGCACTTTATTGCACTTGTATAGTGTAACGTGAGCCAACAGAAGACTCTTATAAAAGTGTCATTTCATCTTTTGAAGTCATGTGTACAAAACAAGTCACACACATTTGTACCGTACAAAATCGACACTATTTACATACAATACACACGCAAGCAGCCATCCACGCACaaataccacacacacacacctgatggGACGTTCTTGGTCGCGTGGCCGCTAAATTGCTAGCTTTGCTAAACTAGCTGATATgcataaagacttttttctccGCCTTCCtgttagtgttgaaataaaagACTTAATGAAGACACAAATTGAAAATATTCTACATAATCTGCATCACAGTCCGCGGCATACTCCGCTAACTACGCTAACAGCGCAAAGCTAGCCAACACTTCCACCTTTTTTGGGATGGACTGACAATATTCAAGTTTTTATTCGTAATAAATATTCATCTTTAATCTTCTGCATCCGTTCTAGACTTTGAATAAAACATCTGAGTTAGTGCACATATAAGACACAGCAAAGTGTTTTGTAGCAAAACACGCAACCGTGAGCATATTATGATTCATTACGCATTTTTAGATGTGATGCAGCCGGAcagttaaaatgtcatttttttttaagatcatgaaagcaaaataaatccatccatctgtcagcTTTCTAGAGCGACTATTCCGCTTGAGTGTCACGACTGAGCTGCTGCCTATCTCAGGTGACTTTGGCTGACAGGCTGGGGGAACATCCTCAGCCAATGTGTGAATTAGCAAATATGCGCAAGTTGACTGCCGTTTCTTTTAAAAGATCTTGCTGAAATCACATAAAATTTCCTCTGAAGAAACACCAAATGtccctttttctctctctttcacacatacacacacacacgcggttcTGCGGGGGTGGGCTGCATATTGGGGGCTACTAGACACCTCCTGGTCTTTTCAGTTCTTCTCCATATAGATTATGTCAATgtacaatatttatattttttacaaGAAGCTCCTCATGGGGTTTCCCTTCGCTCCCCCAAAAACGTCCCTGGCGGATGTCTCGCGCATGATGTCGGCGGCGCGGTCACTCAGCAAACAAGGATGGAAAGCAACGAGTGGGGAGCGCACCATCCAGACACGCACATGCGCgcaagcacacacgcacgcgctacATGTTGTAGGCCACGTAGATGGGATCCAGCTGGTCCTGCAAGAATCCGTCGCGCAGGTGCATGCGCTGCTTCTCGCCGCGCGAGTTGATGGGGATGACGCCGATGTCTGTCACCACCACAACGCCCACGATCAGGTAGTGCTCCTCCAGAACCGCCTTGGTCACCATGGGAACCAGGTCCAGCGCCTCCTGCTCCGAGCCTTCCAGCTCCACTACCACCACCAGGAGGTTGGTCCACGGGAACACGGCGCTGGGGAAGCGGTCGTTAAGCTAAGCTGAGCCGCGAGGTTGCGCAACAGCCGAGCGGGACTTTATGTGCTGAAGGCGGGAACGTACCACTCCATGATGCTCTTGTGCGCGCGGATGACCGACGTCTCGATGTCTATGGGGTGGTAGCGCATCCCCCGCAGCTCCATGGCCTCCTCCAAGGCACCCACCACAAACAGAGCGTCGTGTCTCTCTGCCACAAAGACACAGTGGACGCACGTTGGCCGAGGAAGTCTTTTGGCAGTTTGTTTGAAAACAGGCAAAGAAATTATTTGGATAAAAGGATGCAGCGACGGCTAACCTCCGTTGGCGTCGGTTAGCTCGGTGCGGCGGAGGAAACCCAGGTAGCCGGTCCGAGCCCAAACTGTCTGCGTGTCGCCGAAGCTCAGCCTGGAGTTGAAGTGGTCCGACTGCAGGACCTCCTCGCCATAGCCGCTGTAGTAGCCGCTGCCGTTGTGAGCGCTGTGCACCCAAATCTGatgcaagaagaagaaaacagcGGTCAGCACCGCCAGCAGGGGGCCGACACCTGCCCGAGACGGCTCTGATGAGAGCACCTCGCCCAGGTGCGAGTCCCCCAGAGGGCCTTTGGTCTCGGGGTTGGCGATGATGATGCGAACTCCAGGCAGGATCTGAAACACACGGCGAGAGACAAAGGCGGTTGCCACGGTTACCATCACCGCGCCGCACAATTTTCGAATTGTGTTGTTTCCGTACACTTCGGTTCTATTAAACGTGCAGCGCCAATTGTTTCGCTGTGCTTTCTCTAAGAATTTTTCCCGCTTGGCGTGGAGTTGCACGCCTGCCGACAAACGGGCGAGGAGCTTGTTGATCACAGACGGACTTGAGTCACTCCACCGTGGGAGGACAAGCAGCAGTCCGAGCCGCAAATAGTCTTTTGACATTTAGCTCCACTTCCTGCTGAGAAAATGGATGCCATCGATTTCTCAGTAAAAATCTCTAATGTCTCCTtccaaatgtcttcttttttttttcccttctcgacCGAacagcgtttgtgtgtgtgcgcgctcacCTTTCCGGACTCCATGAGAGGCAGACTGTGAGGAGATCCTCTCTCCACCAGACGCACCctgaaacacgcacacacacgaacgCACGTTGATGGCGACAGGGCTCTTCAGAACCGAGAGGAGACGCTTGGTCCGACCTGTCGTGGCGCAGGGCCCTCATGTCCACGTAGACCGTGGTGGGGTCCGGTCCCGATGTGCCCTGCCACCATGACCAAACATTTTGTAGACGTTTGCTTGTTCATTCAAATGACACTAATCCCTTAAAGAGCAGCTTTTGGGCTGGCGTGTCGGGTTTACCTGCAAGCAGATGGCCAAGTTGACCCTGCAGCCAAAGGCGGTGCTGACTGAACGTGGGTGCAGGCCGAGATCTTTGAAGAGTTTGGAGAAGGACAGCGTGAGGGACATCCTGGGCCTCTCCTCGGCCACCACCACGCAGGCCCGCACCCGGGACAGGTCCAGACCGCGGGCCTGCAGGACACAAGACCGCCGTCAGCCGCGTCAGCCTCACCCGGTGCGTTCATGACAAGAACCCACCTTGAGGGTTTCGGTCTGCAGGCCGAGACCTTTGGTGCAGAGCTCCATTACGCTGTAGGAGCAGAAGGTGTCTCGCACCCGCAGCTGGCTGACGGCCAGCAGCCACAGCGCCGGGTTGGACTCCAGCTCCACCGGGGGGATCAGGATGGACTGGTGGCCTGAGTAGACGCTGCGCACACACATTGAAATAGAACATAAAAAGGAACATAAATCAGATCTATATGCGGCGAGGAGAGAAGATGTGCTTAGCCTAGGCTCATATTTTACAATAATTAGCATGTCCTCCTCATTAGGCGCCAAGAGCGGGATATGCGGGTTGATTTAGTATGTCTGCGGTAGGCCAAGATTAGATTTCATTCGCACGCGGTTTCAAAGAAAAGTCCACCTGACATGGAGGTCACAACTCTAAAGACCATGGCTGGACAACGTTTTGTCCTCAAGGGACACTTTGATGTTAAATTGAGTTGAAGAGCCTCATTGAAGCAAAACTCAAGTTGAAATAAGCTGAGGAGCctcatttggacaaaagtagtgtCAAGTGCATGCCAGAGATCTTTCAACTCTCAGaccattttaaaaaattaaaaaagtagTAAAAAGGAAGGGCCAACCTGCAGAGACACCAGAGGACGAAGCCGAGACCGCAGTACGGGTCGAGGCAGATGGCCACCTCTCTTGACGGGTACAACTCACACTGCAGCTTCACCGACCGGCAAAACGCTCCAACGGCGTTGTGGGACATCTGAGAGGGGAAGGGGCGGGGGCACAGTTGATGGGAATGTTTCAAGCCAGCACGAAGCAAACAATGGAGAAGGGTGCACCCGGCGTGGGTCGGGGTTCCGAGCTGACCTGAACACCCGCCAGCATGCCGGTGGTGGACACGCTGAAGTCCAAATAGGCCAAACCGTCGGGGTTGCTGGGTTTGTACAATGCCGGAGGCTTCTTCTTTGGCAGGTCAtctgcaacacaaacacaatgtGAGCACTGTTTGTCAACAAATCCAGtttacagatttatttatttatttatttttttacagtggGTTGTCATACTTGGACTGGAGCTTGAAAAAGCTGCCATGGGTAGAAAGTACAGATCATCTATTgtctaagttaaaaaaaaaaaaaaaaaggaatttgttTTATGTCTTTGGTGCTTACCAGTGTCGAGGACGGGTGGCCAGTTCCTGATGTCCACGGTGGCCGTGGCCTCTTTGGAGCGGAGCAGCTTACAGATGACGGCCGTGGTCATCACGCAGGCCGAGTGGCTGACCTCCACGATCATCTTGACGGTGGGCAGCGTGGTGGAGATGTTCTGCGGGTGGGGCGGTCGTACCGTGATGGGCACGCAGCCGGCGTACAGCGAGCCGTAGAAGGCCGCGATCAGGTCGATGCCTGAGGGGAAGGGTGCGAGCGGGGTCACCGACAGGTCAGGATCCCAAAGCGGACCAGCGGACCCGCTCCTACCTGGGGGGTAGACCAGAGCTACGTGGTCTCCTTCCTGCAGGCCGCCTCGCTCCATCAGCAGGGCCGCCACTCGCTCCGCTCGCTTATGGAGCTGCAGGCAGGTAAGGGAGCTGGACACTGCCCCCTGTAGGAGGCAGAGGGAAGCGCAACATTTGATGACTTTTCGGCTTGTCATCTCTGAGGTGCCCCGGAATGGCGTCCTTACCCGAGAGCTGAGCAGAGTGTAGAGAACATGGTCCGGCGTTGTTTGAGCTCGCCACTGCAGAACCTCTGAGAGGAACAGGAACTGCGTACGGGGAAGTGAGATGAGCATGTTGAGGAGAGGAAAGAGAAAAACGTTTTGAGATGATTCGTCTCACCTGGTCGTtgtcatccgtctgtcccagatCTCGGCCGCTGGCCTGAGCGATGCGCTTGCCCGACACCAGATTGCCCACCATCACGGAGGCAGGTCCGATCTCTACAACGCACACAATTAGAAGGACACATAGACATCACTCAGCACCAAGGTTGCAAAAGTGGACTCCCACCTGGCTGCTTCTGTCGAGGTTTGGGCAGGTTGGTGACGCAGGTGTGGGGGCACATGAGGACGTTGCAGGGGTGCAGCCCCCCCTCCAGGTAGAGCTGCTTGATCTCAGACAGGTGGATCCCGCCCAGCGGCGTCTTGGGCAGCGTGTTGGCCGGAACCAGAGCCAAGCAGAACACACCCGCGCCGTGGATGCTGTCAATGGCCTGGCAGGGGAGGGGCAGAGGGGTGAGAACCGTGACAAGCCATGTCGGCGCACCGTGGCACGCTACCTGCAGGACGCGACTCATCCACTGAAAGCTGTCCTCCTCGGTGGAGTCGGGCCGCTGCTCAGCCACCACCACGATCCTCTCGTCCCGCAGGACGGTCACCGAGAACACGGCTATCCTGCAAGTCATGACTCCATGGCATGAAGCTTCCTCAACGCGGCCGGGATCTTCGCTGCGACTCGGGCCACTCACCTTCCCCTGTAGACGAACTTCATGGGCTCCACCGCCAAGGCCGTGGCCACGATGTCGTCGGCGTTGTGCCGGCGCCCGCTCACCATGATGAGGCCGTCCATCTTGCCTGTGATGAAGACCAGGCCGCCGGGCCCGATGAAGCCCAGCAGGCCGGTCCGCACGAAGGCGTACTCGCTGACCAGCCCGCCGCTACCGCTCACCGGGTACACCTACGGCCAAATGCTGCACGTCAGGGATCGGCTGCTCCTTCTTTCACCTGAGGCTCAAAGACGAGCCGCTACCTCGAAGGTGTTCTTGGTCATTCCGGTGAGGCCGTAGTAGGAAGTGCCGGTGGCCACGGCGCAAACGCACATCTCGCCGATCTCGTCCGTCTGACAGAGCTGAGGGACGCCCTCGGGCTTCACCACGCACACCAACCCTGGACGAGCAACACGTGCATCACAACTTGTCACTTGATTAGGATTTTGTACGGCAAATAATTGGACTTTGCGGATGATGGCACCTCCTGGCATCACGGTGCCGACGTCCTGCACGGTGAGGACAGACAGGCGCTCCTCCGTGTCCACGCGGACCACCCCGTAGCTGAGCCCCTGCATGGACAGCACGCCGCGGCCCGGCGGCTGGCTGCTGTCCTCCACGGGCCTCCTGATGGCCACCGTCAGAGCCTCGGGGGAGCTGGCGCACGGGCAGATCACCTCGGCTCGCAGGCCTTTGGTCTGAAAGACGTTGAGGAAGGCGTCGCACGAGGAGATGGACCCTGACGGCAAGAAGAGAAAAGATCATTCCTAAACTTTGATCTTCTAATAAAGCAAAGACGGAAGCAGGCCACCAACGCGCGGATTCAATTAAGCTTCAGAAGAGGCTGGAATTAAAAGGAAGACTAAATCATGCTCATTTATTACATTTGAATAAGATAAAAGCTGAGAAGAGACTCTCTGGAGCAGAACATCTATTCAGGGAGCTCCCCATCTCATTTTGCCAAAAGTCCCAATAGCGggctttgttttttcaaaacgGGTTCTTACAAGGGTTGGATCCATCTGCCACCAGGAGCATTCGCAGGGAGCTCAGGTTGATGTCCTTCTGGTCTTTGTGGGCCACcagtgcccagtgcatgtctCTGGACTTCACGCAGGCCACTTTGGCTACGTGTGGACACAA
Coding sequences:
- the LOC133143853 gene encoding disco-interacting protein 2 homolog C-like isoform X3, giving the protein MADREASPIPLEIRARLAELELELSEGMEGPMSHRVPLGPPSAARFHRRRTSGTRDERYRSDVHTEAVQAMLARHVERKVAVPMPSKRRSLVVQTSMDAYTPPGLSPLCSDSSSGSEEEAGPCDDISSVEHWMGRPLHLGPAHPGSTSSSSSSTQSGGSGNAGRLADSLAHAHISHLAHLGHPHMGPAHLQQGHLASSHHGIGHLSLKRKGALSVAENGGSLRRSCEFGSDMLWPPPLESDENHSGPPDVTGYSSDSPHSHTERHPMSNMGTIARNTQKYGNAERMETGDGVPVSSRVSAKIQQLVNTLKQPRRPPLREFFVDDFDELLEVQQPDPNQPRPEGAEMMPARGDALGVVTNWPPSLEAALQRWGTISPKAPCLTSLDTAGKPLYVLTYGKLWSRSIKLAYNILHKLGSKQEPMVRPGDRVALVFPNNDPVAFVVAFYGCLLAEVVPVPIEVPLSRKDAGSQQIGFLLGSCGVTVALTSDACHKGLPKSATGEIPQFKGWPKLLWFVTESKHLSKPPRDWFPHIKDANNDTAYIEYKTCKDGSVLGVTVTRIALLTHCQALTQSCCFTEAETIVNVLDFKKDVGLWHGILTSVMNMMHVISVPYSLMKVNPLSWIQKVCQYKAKVACVKSRDMHWALVAHKDQKDINLSSLRMLLVADGSNPWSISSCDAFLNVFQTKGLRAEVICPCASSPEALTVAIRRPVEDSSQPPGRGVLSMQGLSYGVVRVDTEERLSVLTVQDVGTVMPGGLVCVVKPEGVPQLCQTDEIGEMCVCAVATGTSYYGLTGMTKNTFEVYPVSGSGGLVSEYAFVRTGLLGFIGPGGLVFITGKMDGLIMVSGRRHNADDIVATALAVEPMKFVYRGRIAVFSVTVLRDERIVVVAEQRPDSTEEDSFQWMSRVLQAIDSIHGAGVFCLALVPANTLPKTPLGGIHLSEIKQLYLEGGLHPCNVLMCPHTCVTNLPKPRQKQPEIGPASVMVGNLVSGKRIAQASGRDLGQTDDNDQFLFLSEVLQWRAQTTPDHVLYTLLSSRGAVSSSLTCLQLHKRAERVAALLMERGGLQEGDHVALVYPPGIDLIAAFYGSLYAGCVPITVRPPHPQNISTTLPTVKMIVEVSHSACVMTTAVICKLLRSKEATATVDIRNWPPVLDTDDLPKKKPPALYKPSNPDGLAYLDFSVSTTGMLAGVQMSHNAVGAFCRSVKLQCELYPSREVAICLDPYCGLGFVLWCLCSVYSGHQSILIPPVELESNPALWLLAVSQLRVRDTFCSYSVMELCTKGLGLQTETLKARGLDLSRVRACVVVAEERPRMSLTLSFSKLFKDLGLHPRSVSTAFGCRVNLAICLQGTSGPDPTTVYVDMRALRHDRVRLVERGSPHSLPLMESGKILPGVRIIIANPETKGPLGDSHLGEIWVHSAHNGSGYYSGYGEEVLQSDHFNSRLSFGDTQTVWARTGYLGFLRRTELTDANGERHDALFVVGALEEAMELRGMRYHPIDIETSVIRAHKSIMECAVFPWTNLLVVVVELEGSEQEALDLVPMVTKAVLEEHYLIVGVVVVTDIGVIPINSRGEKQRMHLRDGFLQDQLDPIYVAYNM